Proteins from a single region of Juglans microcarpa x Juglans regia isolate MS1-56 chromosome 5S, Jm3101_v1.0, whole genome shotgun sequence:
- the LOC121268210 gene encoding pentatricopeptide repeat-containing protein At1g61870, mitochondrial yields the protein MSLLYRIRQALASSRIAQRYHFSTSSVLSPNSTTPLTSKEKTRAALSLLKSEQNPHKILEICRAASLTPDSHLDRIAFSVAVSKLSSANHFDVIRQFLEEELKSRPDLKTERFASHAIVLYGQAKMLQQAVETFQQMDRLGIDRSVKSLNALLFACLLSKDYKELKRIYLEFPKIYSIQPDLDTYNTVIKAFSDSDSTSSGYSVLAEMERKSVKPNATSYGNLIAGFYKEEKFEDVGKVMKLMQDQGVHPGIGTYNIRIQSLCKLKKSSEAKALLDGMMSRGMKPNAVTYSHLIHGFCKEGNLDQAKKLFKTMVSKGCKPDSNCYFTLVYFLCQGGDFESALLLSKESMEKGWIPQFSTMKSLVEGLVGISKLEEARELIKQIKEKVNKNVNMWDEVEAGLPQ from the coding sequence ATGTCTCTTTTATATAGAATCCGGCAAGCTCTCGCATCAAGCCGCATCGCCCAACGCTACCACTTCTCCACGTCGTCGGTCCTATCCCCTAACTCCACCACCCCACTCACCTCTAAGGAGAAAACCCGTGCCGCCCTCTCCCTCCTCAAGTCCGAGCAAAACCCCCACAAAATCCTTGAGATTTGCCGCGCCGCTTCCCTCACTCCCGACTCCCACCTCGACCGCATCGCCTTCTCCGTCGCCGTCTCCAAGCTCTCTAGCGCCAACCATTTCGACGTCATCCGCCAATTCCTCGAAGAGGAGCTCAAGTCCCGCCCCGACCTCAAAACCGAGCGTTTTGCATCCCACGCCATTGTACTCTACGGCCAGGCCAAAATGCTCCAACAGGCCGTCGAGACTTTTCAGCAGATGGACCGACTGGGCATCGACCGCTCCGTCAAATCCCTCAATGCGTTGCTCTTCGCTTGTCTTCTTTCCAAGGATTACAAGGAGCTGAAACGGATTTACCTCGAGTTCCCTAAGATTTATTCCATCCAGCCGGATTTGGATACATACAACACGGTGATCAAGGCGTTTTCGGATTCAGATTCTACGAGTTCCGGGTACTCGGTGTTGGCCGAGATGGAGAGGAAATCTGTGAAGCCGAACGCGACAAGCTATGGGAACTTGATTGCTGGGTTTTACAAGGAGGAAAAGTTCGAGGACGTTGGGAAAGTTATGAAGTTGATGCAGGACCAAGGGGTGCACCCTGGTATAGGTACCTATAACATAAGGATTCAGAGCTTGTGTAAGCTGAAGAAGTCGTCGGAGGCCAAGGCTTTGCTTGATGGAATGATGTCGAGGGGGATGAAGCCGAATGCGGTCACGTATTCGCATTTGATTCATGGATTTTGTAAAGAAGGGAATTTGGATCAGGCGAAGAAGCTCTTTAAGACCATGGTGAGTAAGGGTTGCAAACCGGATAGCAACTGCTATTTTACTCTGGTTTACTTCCTATGCCAAGGTGGTGATTTCGAGTCCGCGTTATTGCTCTCTAAGGAGAGTATGGAGAAGGGTTGGATCCCGCAATTCTCGACGATGAAATCGCTTGTGGAGGGACTTGTGGGCATTTCCAAACTTGAAGAGGCACGGGAGCTTATTAAGCAAATCAAGGAGAAAGTCAATAAGAATGTTAACATGTGGGATGAAGTCGAAGCCGGCTTGCCGCAATGA